In Actinomadura luteofluorescens, the sequence CGCGGCGTCCGGCGCGGCGGCGATGAAGATGGCCGGGATCACCACGGCCGACGTGGACGTGTGCGAGCTGTACGACTGCTACACCTACACCGTCCTGGTGACGCTGGAGGACTACGGGTTCTGCGCGAAGGGCGAGGGCGGCGCGTTCGCCGCGTCCGGCGCCCTCGGGCCCGGCGGGTCGCTGCCGACCAACACCGGCGGCGGGCAGCTGTCGGCGTACTACATGTGGGGCATGACGCCGCTGTCGGAGGCCGTGATCCAGGCGCGGGGGGACGGCGGGCAGCGGCAGGCCCCCTCCACCGACGTGATCCTCGTCAGCGGGAACGGCGGGATCCTCGACCACCACTCCACGCTGGTCGTCAGCCCGCACGAGAAGGGGGCCTAGCCATGGACATCGGCGTTCTGCGGCGGGACGGGCGCACCGACCCGTTCTTCGACGGCACGGCCGCCGGCCGGCTCGTCGTCCGGCGCTGCGAGGCGTGCGACCGGTGGTTCGCGCCGGACGCGAGCGGCTGCCCCGGCTGCGGCGAGGAGGAGCTCGGCTGGGCCGAGGCGAGCGGCGCGGCGACCCTGGTGACCTGGACGATCCTGCCCAAGGAGCCGCCCGCGTTCCTGGCGCTCGTCGAGCTGGCCGAGGGGCCCTGGCTGCACGCCCGCCTGGACGGGGTGGAGCGCGCGGACCTGCGCGAGGGGCTCGCGCTGCGCGCGGCGTTCGAGCATCCGGACGAAGGCGAGTCGTACGTGCTGTTCCGCCCCTGGACCGAACGCGGTTCGGTCCGTTAGCGTCGGGCCATGAACACCGAGGTCTGCGCACGGTTCGGCATCGAGTTCCCGCTGTTCGCCTTCAGCCACTGCCGCGACGTGGTCGCCGCCGTCACGGGCGCCGGCGGGTTCGGTGTCCTCGGTGCCGTCGCGTACACGCCGGACCGGCTCGAAGAGGAGCTCTGCTGGATCGACGACCACGTGGGCGGCCGCCCCTACGGCGTCGACGTGCTCGTCCCCGGCAAGATCGACAAGGCGGCGGAGGGCGGCGGCGGCCTGGACGCCCTGCTCGCCGCCGTTCCCGACGAGCACTGGCGCTTCCTCGTCGGCCTGTTCGCCAAGTACGACGTCCCGCCGCCCGACTTCGACAAGGCCCGGCGGTCCAACGCGCGCGGCGGCGCGCAGGTCACCAAGGAGGGCGCGACCGAGCTGATCGACGTGTCGCTCGCCCACCCCATCGGCCTCATCGCCAGCGCCCTCGGCACCCCGCCGCCGCTGATGGTGGAGAAGGCCAAGGCCGCCGGGATCCCCGTCGCCGCACTGGTCGGGACGTCCGAGCACGCCCGCCGCCAGGTCGCCGCCGGCGTCGACCTCGTCGTCGCGCAGGGCGGCGAGGCGGGCGGGCACACTGGCGAGATCTCCACGATGGTGCTCGTCCCCGAGGTGGTCGACACGGTCGCGCCGGTGCCCGTCCTCGCCGCGGGCGGGATCGCCACCGGACGCCAGATGGCCGCGGCCCTCGCGCTCGGCGCGTCCGGCGTGTGGTGCGGCTCGGTGTGGCTCACCACCGAGGAGGCCGAGACGTCCCCGCCGGTGAAGGAGAAGCTGCTCGCCGCCACGTCGCGCGACACGATCCGGTCGCGGTCGCGGACCGGCAAGCCCGCCCGGCAGCTGCGCTCGGCGTGGACGCAGGAGTGGGAGGGGCCGGACAGCCCCGGCCCGCTCGGCATGCCGCTCCAGATGATCGTGGCCGAGGGCGCCATGCGGCAGATCACCAAGGTGGCCGAGTCCGGCAACCCGGGCGCCCGCGCCCTCGCGAACTACTTCGTCGGCCAGTGCGTCGGCCTGATGAACACCGTCAAGCCCGCACGCCAGGTCGTCTACGACATGGTCGAGGACTTCGCCGACGCGGTGGAGCGGCTCAACGCCGTCACCGGCACGGACTGAACGGCCGAAACCGGACATCGTTCCGGCAGGTGGCGCGGCGCTAGCGGCGTGACGCCGCCGCGGCCCCGGCTTACGCTTCCCTGCGACAGGCATGATCCGCCCCCGCCGTCAGGGAAGGCCGCCGTGGGCAACCCCCGACCCGACGACTCCGGGCGCGGGCTCTTCGCGCTCTTCGACTGGATGACCGGACGCCTGCCCTGGCGGCTGGACTCGCGCCCGTACCCGGTCACCGTCCTGGAACCGGCCGGCGACCGGGACGACCCGGACGAGCACCTGGAGGAGCTGAAACGCCTCGCGGGCGAGATGGGGCTCTCGGCGATCGCTCCGGAGCTCGCGGACGCCGGGGGCGAGGCCGCCGCGATCGCGCTCGTCGACACCATGTCCCAGCCGCTGACCTGGCGGCACACGCGGTCGCAGTTCGGCCTGCTGCGCTTCCCCCGCTCCGAGCTCATCCGGACGATCCAGGCCGCCGCCGCCGAACCGGGGACCGACGGCGCCCTCGCCCCGCCCCCGTACCGCCGCTCCCCCGTCGCGACCGTCGACCGCTGGAACGAGCGCGCCGGGCTGTTCCGCTGGCAGGGCGCCCCGCTGCGCGCCCCCGCCTGGTGGCCCGGCATCGGCGCGTCCATCGTCGCCCTCATCGCGGTGCTCGCCGGCGGCATCGCCGAGCAGACCCCGAGCCGCATCCTGGCCACCGCCGCCGCCGTCCTCGCCGTCGTGCTGGTCGCCGTCGCCGCGCTGTCCACCCGCCGGATCTGGCTGCCCGTGCTGTCGCGCGCCGGGTTCGGCGGCCGCTACCGCTGGTTCGCCCGCACGTCGTTCTTCGCCGTCCTGGACGAGAGCGGCGACGACCTCGGCTTCGAGGGCCGCCTGCACCGGGTGTCGGAGCGGCTCACCAAGCCGGACGCGGCCCGGTTCCTCCTGCAGATCAAGACGTTCGCCCTGCTGGAGGACATCCGCGACCAGTACCGGCGGCTCGCGCCCAGCCTGCGCGGCTTCAAGCGGCCCGCGCCGCCCGTGGTGTTCCTGTCGCGTCCGGGACGCCGCAACGGCGGCCTCGCCGTGCTGTCGGCGATCAGCGACATCCGGGCGCGCCGCAGCGAGTTCCACCCGCTACTGGTCATCGCCTCGATCGACGCCGGCACCCGGGACGAGCTCGGCGGCGCCGCGCCCGCGAGCGGCGACGCCATGGACCGCTACGAGCACTGGCGGTCCTCGCTCGGCACCGCGCAGGGGCCGAGCGAGTCCGTGCGGCTGCCCTACCTGCTGCGCGTCCCGGTCTCCGGCGACCCCGCCGCGCAGCGCCCCGCCGACGACTTCGCCGTCCGGCGCCGCCCCCGCTGGACGTGGCTGTGGTCGTGGCGCGCCCTCATCGCCGCCGTCCTGGTCTGCGTGTTCGCGGTGACCTACGTCCAGCTGGACCTGCGCTCCACCTACTGCAGCGTCGGGCTGCCCATGAGCTGGAACGGCGACACCAGGCTGCACACCAACACCGACGGGAGCCGCGAATGCGTCGGCGTGTCGACGCACGGCGTCCGGTTCGAGCGCGGCGCCGACAGCATCGGCATGGACGGAGACCGGCATCCGCCCTCGGCCGGCAACACCGGGCCGCGGCTCACCCTCGCCGACCTCCAGCGCCGCATCGAGCGGGAGAACACCGCCGTCGCGGCCTCGGGCGACCCGTACGTGACGCTCGTCTACGTGGGGATCTTCACCGCGAGCCCCGGGCAGAGCGAGGTCACCGTCAGCAGCGTCCACGAACTCGCGGGCGCCTACCTCGCGCAGCGGCGCAACAACGGCTCCGGCGGCCCCGGCGAGGTCGGCAACCCCCTCAAGATCCGGCTGCTGCCCGCGAACACGGGGCAGAACATGGCCTTCTCCGGCGAGACCGCCGACCGGATCCTCGATCTCGCGCGCCGCGACCCGACCCTCGCCGGCGTCGTCGGCTTCGGCCGCAACACCGAGCCGTCCAGGGCCGCGATCGAACGGCTCGTCGCCGCCGGCCTCCCTGTCGTCGACACCGTCAACTCCTCCGACGAGCTGCCCCGGCTGAAGCACTACCACGGCCTGGCCGCCACCGACTACGACGAGGCCGCCGCGACCCGCGCCGCCGTCCACGCGGAGTTCCGGGACCGCCCGATCGGCCGCGTGATGATCGTCCACCGCACCCCGGGCCCGTCCAGGGACGCCTACAGCCGCGAGATCGCCGACGACGTCACCCGCGTCCTGCGCCCGCGCGCGGCCGACCGCGTGGAGTACACCGGCATCGAGGACGTCGCCCGAACGGTGAAGGCCGCGTGCAAGACCGCCTCCTACCGCCTGATCTACTTCGCCGGGCGCTCCGAGGACCTGCGCGGCCTGCGCGACGGCCTCATCCAGGGCGGCTGCACCCGCCGCCGCCTCGTCCTGCTCGCGGGCGACGACGTGACCAAGTCCCGCTTCGGCACCGGCCCCCACGACGTCCCGCTTCCGGAGAACACCGTCGTCTACCACACCGCGTTCGTCCACCTGCCGTTCCTCATCGCCGGTGACCGCGACCAGACCAACGGCTTCTTCCTGCTGGCCCGCAACATCCTGCACATCGGCGCCCCGCGCGTCCGCCCGGACGAGCCGCTCCTCGTGAACGGCCAGATGGCCCTCTCCTACGACGCCGCCCTCGCCCTCGGGGAGGCGGCCCAGAACGCCTACGACGCCCTCTCCCCCACCCGGGATCCGGCGGACACGGTGGCCGGCAGCCGCACCGTCACCTCCGGCTCGGTACTGCAGGAACTGCCCCACCTGTCCGGCCTGGAGGGCGCCACGGGGACCATCGCCTTCGAGGGGGAGGGCCACGAGCGGGGCGGCCCCGGCACCCGCGGCGTCACCCTGATCCGGGTGACGCTGAAGAACGGCGAGCCGGTCTCCACGCCGATCTGCGGCCGTCTCAACGGCATGAGGCGCGTGCCGCGCCTGGATCCCTGCCCGCGCTGACGCCGATCGCGCCGGGCCGTTACATCACGCGCGGGCTGCGGCGTTCGAGGAGGACGACGTCGCGCCAGCGCCCGTGGAGGCGGCCGAGACGTTCACGGACGCCCACGGTGCGGAACCCGGCCCTGGCGTGCAGCCGCAGGCTGGAGGCGTTCTCGGGGAAGACGCCGGACTGGATCGTCCAGATGCCGTCCGCCTCGGTGGAGGCGATGAGCGCGGTCAGCAGCGCGGACCCGACGCCACGCCCCCGGGCGCCAGGGCAGACGTACACGCTGTGCTCGACCACACCGCTGTAGCAGCAGCGGTCGGACACGGCGCTCGCGGCGATCCAGCCGAGCACGTCGCCCGGCGGGGCCCCGGCCGCGTCGACGGCCACGTACCGGTGGCGGTCCAGCTTGGCTGCGTCGAACGTCTCCCAGGTGGGGGCGCTGGTCTCGAAGCTCGCCTGCCCGGTGTCCAGGCCGTCCTGGTAGATCGCCAGTACTCGCCCGGCGTCGGCCGCGCGCATGGCCCTGACGGTGACACCGGGGCCCGCCTCGGGATCGGTCACGGCCGTCCCTCCGGGGATCCGGCGGGCAGGGCGGGGACGGGCCTGCCCATGACGACGTCGGCGGCGGACGGGAAGCAGCCGACGCAGGCGGCGTTGACGCGGTAGTAGGAGGCGGTGCCCCGCCGTTCCGCCAGCACGAACCGCACCCGGGCCAGCACCCTCAGATGGGCCGAGACGGTCGACTGGCCGACCTCCACCGCCCTCACGATCTCGCCGACGCTCATGGGGCGGTCCCGGCGGGCCAGCAGCGAGACGATCTGGATCCGGGTGGGGTCGGCCAGGGCCCTGAACCAGGAGGCGTACTCGGCGGCGGTGGGCCGGTCCAGCGGGCCCGTCTCAGCATCCATCGTTCATCGACGATAGACGATAAAAACCCGAAGATCCAGACCACCTTCACCGCCGCGATGTCAGTCCCCTGGGCCACACTCCTCCCTATGAGCCTGCCAGAGGACTTGGACGCGTTGGCGCGCACGGTGATCGACGGAAACCGGTACATGACCCTGGGGACGAGCGAAGCCGATCACCGGCCCCGCCTGTCGCCGGTGTACTTCACGCACGCCGGCTACCGCACGTTCTACTGGGTGTCCTCCCCGGACGCGCGGCACTCGGGCAACATCGCCGCGCGTCCGGAGGTCGCCATCGTCATCTACGACTCGACCGTGGAGATCGGGCAGGGCCGCGCCGTGTACATCGACGCCGTGGCCTCCCTCGTCGCCGACGAGGATCTGCCGCGGCGCTGCGCCGACGCGTTCCCCGGGGTCGACCCGGGCGCTGTGGCCTTCCGGCCCGACGAGCTCAGCGGCGCCGCCCCACTGCGTCTCTACCACGCCGACGCGACCAGATTCGAGGTTCACCTGCCGGGCCGCGACCCGCGCAACGCCGCCGGGATCGACGTCCGGCGCGGCGTGGACCCGGTCGAGGGATCCTGACCGGGCCCGGTCGCCTCACGCCGGGCCAGCGGCCTTCGACGCCGTGACGACCACGGTCGCGTAGGGCATGGTGAAGCTTCCGCCGAGGGCGTCGATGGCCTCGCCGACGCCTTCCAGCACCTGCGCCCGGTCGGCCTCCGGGAGCCCCGTGAGCGTGCCCTGGGTGGGCATCTGGTCCAGCCACTCGTCGCGGGTGTAGACGTGCTCCCAGTCGAACCGCCACTGCTCCGGCTCGCCGAAGCCGCCGGCGGCCGCGATCCCGTCGGCGGCCTTGGCGAACATCACCTGGTAGCCCTCCATGGCCGACTTGTCCGTGCGAACGCTGAACGGGGAGTCGGGCACGACCCGCCGGTAGACCGCCACGAAGGCGGCCATCACGGTGGGCGGGAGCTCGAACACGTGCCAGAACGCCGCCAGCCGGCCGCCCGGCCGCAGCACCCGCGCCGCCTTGGCCGCTCCGGCGACGGGGTCCACCCAGTGCCAGGCCGTCCCGGCGATCACGGCGTCGAAGTCCCGGCCCGCCGGGTCCCAGGACTCGAACGTCGCCTCCTCGACCTCCAGCCCGCCGCGCCGCGCGAAGCCGGCCATCCGCGCGTCCGGCTCGACGCCGAGCACCGTGCAGCCGGCGGCCTGGAACTGGCGGGCCTCGATGCCGGTGCCGCAACCGACGTCCAGGACGTCCGGCCCGGGACAGGCGGCGGCGATCCGCTCCACGAGAGCGTCGGGATAGCGGGGCCGGGCGCGGTCGTAGCGTTCGGCGTCCGAGCCGAAGGACTCCGCCACCTCGCGGGCGCGGTGCGGTTCGGGGGGAGGGCCGGTCGATATAATGGGCATGCGCCCACTATGAATGGGCGCTTGCCCACTCGTCAAGGAGGAACCGCCGTGCCGACAGGGGTCGCCATGCGCGACGTGCGCGAGCAGCTGTTCGACGCCGCCGAGCGCGTCCTGCTGCGGGACGGGCCGAGCGCCCTGACCAGCCGGGCGGTCACCGCCGAGGCGGGCTGCGCCAAGGGCGTCCTGCACCGGCACTTCGCCGACTTCGACGCCTTCCTCGCCGAGTTCGTCCTGGACCGCGTGCACCGGATGGACGCCGAGACGGCCGCCCTACGTGAAGCCGCCGGGACCGGCACCGTCGTCGGCAACCTCTCCGAGGCCCTGAGAGCCGTCTACGCGTCGGTCGCCGTCGCGATCGTCCCCCTCATCACCTTCCGGGACGAGCTGCGCGCCCGGCTGCGGCGGACCTGGCCGGCCGGGGTGCCGGTGCTGACCGAGGCCGTGGAGATGATCGCCTCCTACCTCTCCGCCGAGCGCGACCTCGGCCGGATCGCGGCGGACGCCGAGGTCGACCTGCTCGCCCCCACCCTGGTCGGCGCCGGCCACCTGCTGTTCGCCGACCGGACCGCCCCGCCTCCGGACGACGAAGCCGTGCGCAGGACGGTGACCGGCGTCGTCGCGGCCGTGCTGCGCTGACCCCCTAGAGCCGTTCGATGACGAGGCGCTCGTCCCGGACCGTCACCGGCGTGTCGAACGCCGCGCAGGCCTTGGCGAACCGGTCGATGATCCAGGCGCGGTCGGCGCCGGCCGCCAGGCGGGTGCGGCAGAAGTCCAGCCGGATCGGAACCGCCTCGATCCGGGACGGCCCCGCGTCGTCCAGCGTCACCAGGAACAGCAGGCCGAGATCGTTGCGCAGCAGGGCGTCGACCGCGTAGTCGTCGATGAAGTCGCCCATGTCGAACATCACCGGCCACGCCACGGCGTGGAAGACGTGCGCGGAACTCCCGGCGACGAGCGTCGCGCCGGCGTCCACCAGCCTCCCCGCCGCGCGCCGCACGTAGGGCAGCGGCGCCGGGATCATGTTCGGGCCCCAGTGCGGCATGACCAGGACGGCGTCGTGCCCGCCGCGCAGGCGCCGGACCTCCTCCAGCAGGTAGCCGGGGACGCCGTCCTCCAGATCGGCGTAGGCGACGCCCGGACGGTCCGCCCCCGCCGCGAAGTCGGCCGGATGATCCGTGACGCCGAGGACCGCGACCCGCACTCCCCCGGCCTCCAGGACGGCGGGCTCCCGCGCCCGCTCCAGGTCCTCGCCAGCGCCCACGGTCCGGATGCCCGCGCGCCAGAGGAGGTCGAGCGTGTCCGCGAGCGCGTCCGGTCCGTAGTCCAGGGCGTGGTTGTTGGCGAGCGTCACGCAGTCCACGCCGAGGTCGGCGAGGGTCTCGGCCGCGGCCGGCGGCGCACGGAAGTGGAAGGGCTTGCCCGGCGCGTCCCACCGCCGCCCGCGCCCGGACACGCAGCACTCCAGGTTCACCACGGCGAGATCGGCCTCGCCGAACACCTCGCGCACCCCGTCGGAGAACAGGCCGTGCGGGCCGAACGCGGCGATCTCCTCCGCGACGCCGCGTCCCAGCATCGTGTCTCCGGCGAGCGCGATCGTGATGGCCATGCGCAGAACCCCCTAGGACAGTCGTGCCCTGGTCGGGGACGGCTCTCACCGGCCCGGCGAGATCGGGCTCTGCGAGATCGGGCTCTGCGAGATCGGGCTCTGCGAGATCGGGCGGCGGGTCAGGAGAGCGCGCGGCCCGGGCCCTTCTTGACCTGGTCGACGAAGAGCCGGGCGAGCGCCTGCTGCCCGGCGACCGTCGGGTGGTAGCTGCGCGGCTCCGCTTCGAGCGCCGCGAGGTTCAGCGTCAGCCCGTTCATGTAGGCGTCGCGGCTGCCCACCTCGTGGCCGGCGAACGCGCTGAAGGCGTCCACGAACTCCACGCTGCCGTGCCGGTGCCCGGCCACCTTGCGCGCGTCCGCCTCCATCACCGACTGCCGGATCACCCCGCCCAGCTCGTAGGCCCGCGCGTTCAGCCAGCGCTGGTCCGGCACGGTGATGTTGTCCCCGTCCACGCCGCTGACCTCGGAGAACGCCTTGGGGTAGGACATCACGATCACCCGCGCCTCCGGCGCCCGCGCGGTGATCTCGGCCAGCAGCGCGGGCAGGCTCTCCCGGAGCCCGGCCATCCGCCGGGCGATCTCCTCGCCCTGCCCGGAGCAGCCCCTCCCCCACGGCAGCTTCACCACGCAGCCGGCGAGCACCCGCGAGAACCCGACGTCGTTGCCGCCGATGCTGATCGTGACCAGGCTGGTGTCCCGCCCGACACGGCCGATCTGCGGGGGTTCGCCGCCCCGTCCGTCCAGCACGTCGTCGGTGGTCGCGCCCGAGCACGCCCAGAACGCGCTGCCCTTCGCGAAGCGGAACGCCTGCGAGACCTCGTGGTAGTACGCCTTGGACGTCCGGTGGCACCGGTCGAGCGGGTTCTGGTCGCCCACCGTCGCCTCCGCCCCGACGCCCGCCGAGTAGGAGTCCCCCAGCGCGACATAGGCGCCCCGGGTCGCCACCTCGACCGGGGTGATCGCCGGGGTGGCCGCGGCGACCGGGTCCGCGCGCCGCTCGGGGTCCGTAGCGCGGCAGCCGCTCCCGAACACCTCGCACCGCGCCGCCGGCATCGCCACCAGCGGGACGACCGCCAGCGCCAGCAGCAGCGCCAGGAGCGCGAGCGCGGCGCCCCGCTCGCCGAGACGGCCCCGCACCCATGCGACCGGGCTGATCATCGTTCTCCTTCGTCCACGCGCCGGACGTCCATGGGCCAGACGTCCGCCGAGCGCCCCGGGTTCCCGCCTTTACATTGTAGATCTTTAACTGGGGCGCCGGAGCGGCGCCCACATGACGATCCGCGGCCCCAGTTCGTGCAGGCCGGCCTCGATCTCGGCGTCCCAGTAGGACCTGATCCCCGGCCCCCACCGCTCCCGCGGCAGCTCCGCGAACCCGTGCCGGGCGTACCAGGGGCCGTTCCACGGGACGTCCCGGAACGTCAGCAGGCTGACCCCGGGCCGCCCGGCCGCGGCGGCCCGCGCCTTGACCTCGTCCAGCAGCAGGACGCCGATCCCCCGCCCCACCAGGTCGCCGCGCACCGAGATCTGCTCCAGGTGCGCGGCCCCGTCGACCTCCTCGACGGCGGCGAACCCGACCGGCGGGTCACCGGCCACCACGATCTCCGCGCCCCTGCCGATCATCTGCTCGGCCACGGTCGGGCCGGGCGGGAACACGATCCCGATCTCGCCGAACATCGCGTCGCCCGAGTTCTCGATCTCCGCCAGCCCCGCCAGGTCACCGCCCCGCGCCGTCCGGACCTCATGCTCCATGCCGCGATGGTAGGCGCTCTCCCGAGCGCCGTCCCCCGATTAAACGGCGCCCTGGTCAGGCGTAGAAGCGCGAGTGCCAGTCCATGGGCGGCTCGCCGTAGGAGTCGGCGGGCGGGCTCGGGCCGAACTCGACCGCGCTGCCCTCGGCGAGGACGGCGATGACCCCGGCGGCCTCGACGCCCGCGCGCCAGTGCTCGGGGACCGCCCGGGAGCCGTACCGGGCGCCGAGCAGGTTTCCGCAGATGGCGCCGGTGGAGTCACTGTCGCCGGAGTGGTTGACCGCCAGCAGCGTCCCGCGCGGGACGATCTCCAGCGGGTGGCCGCCCGCGGCCTCCGCGGCCAGCGCGGCGTGCACGGCGATGGCGAGGGCCTCCGGTCCGGTGAATCCGCCGCCGAGGCTCTCCAGCCGCTCGGGCACCTGGGACGCCGGGCCGCCGCGCGGCAGCGCCAGCGCCTTCTCCAGCGCCGCCGTCGTCTCCTCGTGCCCTTCGTGCTCGCGCAGTCGCGCCATGGCGTGCCCCAGCGCGTCGGCGAGAGTGGCGCCGTGAACGAGCGCCGACACCGCTACAGCGAGCGTGCCCGCGGGGAGGCGGCCGGACGGGTGGCCGTGGGTGAGCGCCGCCGTCCCCTGCCCCCAGGTGAAGACGACCCCGGGATCGGGATACCCGAAGC encodes:
- a CDS encoding Zn-ribbon domain-containing OB-fold protein, translated to MDIGVLRRDGRTDPFFDGTAAGRLVVRRCEACDRWFAPDASGCPGCGEEELGWAEASGAATLVTWTILPKEPPAFLALVELAEGPWLHARLDGVERADLREGLALRAAFEHPDEGESYVLFRPWTERGSVR
- a CDS encoding NAD(P)H-dependent flavin oxidoreductase, translated to MNTEVCARFGIEFPLFAFSHCRDVVAAVTGAGGFGVLGAVAYTPDRLEEELCWIDDHVGGRPYGVDVLVPGKIDKAAEGGGGLDALLAAVPDEHWRFLVGLFAKYDVPPPDFDKARRSNARGGAQVTKEGATELIDVSLAHPIGLIASALGTPPPLMVEKAKAAGIPVAALVGTSEHARRQVAAGVDLVVAQGGEAGGHTGEISTMVLVPEVVDTVAPVPVLAAGGIATGRQMAAALALGASGVWCGSVWLTTEEAETSPPVKEKLLAATSRDTIRSRSRTGKPARQLRSAWTQEWEGPDSPGPLGMPLQMIVAEGAMRQITKVAESGNPGARALANYFVGQCVGLMNTVKPARQVVYDMVEDFADAVERLNAVTGTD
- a CDS encoding GNAT family N-acetyltransferase; the encoded protein is MTDPEAGPGVTVRAMRAADAGRVLAIYQDGLDTGQASFETSAPTWETFDAAKLDRHRYVAVDAAGAPPGDVLGWIAASAVSDRCCYSGVVEHSVYVCPGARGRGVGSALLTALIASTEADGIWTIQSGVFPENASSLRLHARAGFRTVGVRERLGRLHGRWRDVVLLERRSPRVM
- a CDS encoding ArsR/SmtB family transcription factor; protein product: MDAETGPLDRPTAAEYASWFRALADPTRIQIVSLLARRDRPMSVGEIVRAVEVGQSTVSAHLRVLARVRFVLAERRGTASYYRVNAACVGCFPSAADVVMGRPVPALPAGSPEGRP
- a CDS encoding pyridoxamine 5'-phosphate oxidase family protein, with the translated sequence MSLPEDLDALARTVIDGNRYMTLGTSEADHRPRLSPVYFTHAGYRTFYWVSSPDARHSGNIAARPEVAIVIYDSTVEIGQGRAVYIDAVASLVADEDLPRRCADAFPGVDPGAVAFRPDELSGAAPLRLYHADATRFEVHLPGRDPRNAAGIDVRRGVDPVEGS
- a CDS encoding class I SAM-dependent methyltransferase; the protein is MPIISTGPPPEPHRAREVAESFGSDAERYDRARPRYPDALVERIAAACPGPDVLDVGCGTGIEARQFQAAGCTVLGVEPDARMAGFARRGGLEVEEATFESWDPAGRDFDAVIAGTAWHWVDPVAGAAKAARVLRPGGRLAAFWHVFELPPTVMAAFVAVYRRVVPDSPFSVRTDKSAMEGYQVMFAKAADGIAAAGGFGEPEQWRFDWEHVYTRDEWLDQMPTQGTLTGLPEADRAQVLEGVGEAIDALGGSFTMPYATVVVTASKAAGPA
- a CDS encoding TetR/AcrR family transcriptional regulator translates to MPTGVAMRDVREQLFDAAERVLLRDGPSALTSRAVTAEAGCAKGVLHRHFADFDAFLAEFVLDRVHRMDAETAALREAAGTGTVVGNLSEALRAVYASVAVAIVPLITFRDELRARLRRTWPAGVPVLTEAVEMIASYLSAERDLGRIAADAEVDLLAPTLVGAGHLLFADRTAPPPDDEAVRRTVTGVVAAVLR
- a CDS encoding CapA family protein codes for the protein MAITIALAGDTMLGRGVAEEIAAFGPHGLFSDGVREVFGEADLAVVNLECCVSGRGRRWDAPGKPFHFRAPPAAAETLADLGVDCVTLANNHALDYGPDALADTLDLLWRAGIRTVGAGEDLERAREPAVLEAGGVRVAVLGVTDHPADFAAGADRPGVAYADLEDGVPGYLLEEVRRLRGGHDAVLVMPHWGPNMIPAPLPYVRRAAGRLVDAGATLVAGSSAHVFHAVAWPVMFDMGDFIDDYAVDALLRNDLGLLFLVTLDDAGPSRIEAVPIRLDFCRTRLAAGADRAWIIDRFAKACAAFDTPVTVRDERLVIERL
- a CDS encoding SGNH/GDSL hydrolase family protein; its protein translation is MISPVAWVRGRLGERGAALALLALLLALAVVPLVAMPAARCEVFGSGCRATDPERRADPVAAATPAITPVEVATRGAYVALGDSYSAGVGAEATVGDQNPLDRCHRTSKAYYHEVSQAFRFAKGSAFWACSGATTDDVLDGRGGEPPQIGRVGRDTSLVTISIGGNDVGFSRVLAGCVVKLPWGRGCSGQGEEIARRMAGLRESLPALLAEITARAPEARVIVMSYPKAFSEVSGVDGDNITVPDQRWLNARAYELGGVIRQSVMEADARKVAGHRHGSVEFVDAFSAFAGHEVGSRDAYMNGLTLNLAALEAEPRSYHPTVAGQQALARLFVDQVKKGPGRALS
- a CDS encoding GNAT family N-acetyltransferase; the encoded protein is MEHEVRTARGGDLAGLAEIENSGDAMFGEIGIVFPPGPTVAEQMIGRGAEIVVAGDPPVGFAAVEEVDGAAHLEQISVRGDLVGRGIGVLLLDEVKARAAAAGRPGVSLLTFRDVPWNGPWYARHGFAELPRERWGPGIRSYWDAEIEAGLHELGPRIVMWAPLRRPS
- a CDS encoding ADP-ribosylglycohydrolase family protein, with the protein product MADMAGDRMLGCLFGGAVGEALGRPVEGMSVAEIRAAYGPAGVTGLPARAEIGEATQLSLLTAQAGVQASIRARAKGIGGAYLGLVQANYLAWLRARGERMPEQDLLVSGPALRDPAVTARRGAGRTTLAALRMAAERGKPGWPLGRVDEPVNDSKGCAGTVRAAPCGFGYPDPGVVFTWGQGTAALTHGHPSGRLPAGTLAVAVSALVHGATLADALGHAMARLREHEGHEETTAALEKALALPRGGPASQVPERLESLGGGFTGPEALAIAVHAALAAEAAGGHPLEIVPRGTLLAVNHSGDSDSTGAICGNLLGARYGSRAVPEHWRAGVEAAGVIAVLAEGSAVEFGPSPPADSYGEPPMDWHSRFYA